Proteins encoded in a region of the Enterococcus gilvus ATCC BAA-350 genome:
- a CDS encoding AzlD domain-containing protein: MSNTSLLLLILCLFGASYLPRLFPMLYFSQRQVPQWFSDWMKYVPISLFAALVFKDVFISNNQFELIGNVRIIAMFLVAGVAYKTRSMAISVITGLAAVFLLSMM; the protein is encoded by the coding sequence ATGAGTAATACTTCTTTATTACTATTGATCCTTTGTCTGTTTGGCGCTTCTTACCTACCCAGACTTTTTCCGATGCTGTATTTTTCGCAGCGTCAAGTTCCGCAATGGTTCAGTGATTGGATGAAATATGTACCGATCTCATTGTTTGCGGCTTTGGTATTTAAGGACGTATTTATCAGCAATAACCAGTTCGAATTGATCGGCAACGTGCGGATAATCGCGATGTTCTTGGTTGCTGGTGTCGCGTATAAGACGCGTTCAATGGCAATCTCAGTGATTACCGGATTAGCCGCGGTTTTTTTACTTTCAATGATGTAA
- a CDS encoding AzlC family ABC transporter permease, which yields MPVKKRTPWLEALYAAMPLCFSYIPVGLACGMLLQKAGFNIFLTALLSMLVFSGGAQFLVVSMISVHASFVSTILMVFFLELRYALLGSSLSQFFKKEKRSFIALFSQSMNDENYAVNYLKYSTDPEWNRKKALYVNWFSMASWTASTVVGTIFGSVIHVDTELVHFALTAMFIFMFMMQLSNGLLLATGLLSGGLAVVFMLVFKNTFGLILATLLASFTGYLIERIRKTANTNNDGPDHYDLTGGEVHHE from the coding sequence ATGCCTGTAAAAAAAAGGACACCATGGTTAGAGGCGTTATACGCGGCGATGCCGCTTTGTTTTAGTTACATTCCTGTTGGCTTAGCTTGCGGAATGCTTCTGCAAAAAGCGGGATTTAACATCTTTTTAACGGCCTTGCTTTCGATGCTTGTTTTTTCAGGAGGCGCACAATTTTTAGTCGTCTCTATGATCAGTGTACACGCATCATTTGTGTCCACCATCTTAATGGTTTTCTTCTTGGAACTGCGCTATGCGTTATTGGGTTCCAGTTTATCGCAATTTTTTAAAAAAGAAAAAAGATCCTTTATTGCACTGTTCTCACAGTCAATGAATGATGAAAATTATGCAGTCAACTATTTAAAATATTCGACCGATCCAGAGTGGAATCGTAAGAAAGCGTTATACGTCAATTGGTTTTCGATGGCTTCTTGGACAGCCAGTACAGTGGTGGGAACGATTTTTGGTTCCGTGATCCATGTAGATACCGAATTGGTTCATTTTGCTTTGACGGCAATGTTCATCTTTATGTTCATGATGCAGTTGAGCAATGGTCTTCTATTGGCTACCGGGTTGTTGTCCGGCGGATTAGCTGTTGTTTTCATGCTGGTATTCAAAAATACGTTTGGCCTGATCTTGGCTACGTTGTTAGCTTCCTTTACGGGTTACTTGATCGAGCGTATTCGAAAGACAGCCAACACGAACAATGACGGACCGGATCATTACGATCTGACGGGCGGGGAGGTTCATCATGAGTAA
- a CDS encoding YoaK family protein, with the protein MNNSFHENRSVGLLLTFIGGMVDSYTYIRYEAFASAQTGNLILAIIQAYERQWNMVGKKLLSTLFFFIGILLAKFMIDYFRRRELHFWRLFLLYFEALVFFVISLSFLQPHPAVITVMIAFTAAIQWISFDKINGLTYTNLFTTGNLKGVATNLYDYLSTKDQGAKTRFIHFLLVVTAFITGAIVSVFSYRTFGTNAVLIIAGLFLYLAISETLMVWRFQRDTNIMQKK; encoded by the coding sequence ATGAATAATAGTTTTCATGAGAATCGTTCTGTGGGCTTGCTGCTGACTTTTATTGGCGGTATGGTTGATAGTTACACCTATATCCGATACGAAGCGTTCGCCTCTGCTCAGACAGGGAATTTAATTTTGGCGATTATTCAGGCGTATGAACGACAATGGAACATGGTTGGGAAAAAACTGCTTTCCACCCTATTCTTTTTTATTGGTATCCTTTTGGCTAAATTTATGATTGATTATTTTAGAAGAAGAGAACTTCATTTCTGGCGATTGTTCTTGCTGTATTTTGAAGCACTGGTATTTTTCGTCATCAGCTTGTCCTTCTTGCAGCCGCATCCAGCAGTGATCACTGTTATGATCGCATTTACCGCTGCAATCCAATGGATCTCTTTTGATAAAATCAATGGCCTTACTTATACAAATTTATTTACTACAGGGAATCTAAAAGGAGTCGCAACCAATCTTTATGATTATCTGAGTACGAAGGATCAAGGTGCCAAGACGCGGTTCATCCATTTTCTTCTAGTGGTCACAGCATTTATCACCGGAGCGATCGTTTCCGTCTTTTCATACCGCACCTTTGGGACAAATGCCGTTTTGATCATCGCCGGACTATTTCTATATTTAGCGATATCCGAGACCCTCATGGTTTGGCGCTTCCAAAGAGACACGAACATCATGCAAAAAAAATAA
- a CDS encoding DUF4097 family beta strand repeat-containing protein: MKKIIIGLILVGAALVSISSMFYHNRMSTEDFTTTKTVKQLNVEDRSMPITVVGVSGNQTKINYTNSRGVKYKIKESNGALDVERRKTIGINFSIFNFGERNSKMTIEVPKNQLKELEIETSNAGISAENLDLHTLDMETTNGKVSLSEIDARSADVETNNGKLELKRMNFNEGSFETSNSKIVLEELKFDEGEFQTSNGKVDLKELAPAKSLDIQTSNARVEGTVVGKKEDFSIISKTSNASTNLDNRDSGSKELEVRTSNGEIEVDFVR, from the coding sequence ATGAAAAAGATCATTATCGGGTTGATTTTGGTGGGTGCAGCTTTAGTAAGTATCAGTAGTATGTTTTATCATAATCGTATGAGTACTGAGGATTTCACGACGACGAAGACGGTCAAACAGTTGAATGTAGAGGATCGCAGTATGCCGATTACTGTTGTTGGTGTGTCTGGAAATCAAACGAAAATAAACTACACGAACAGCAGAGGGGTCAAGTACAAAATAAAAGAGAGCAATGGCGCATTGGATGTCGAACGAAGAAAAACGATCGGCATCAATTTTAGTATCTTTAACTTTGGTGAGCGCAATTCAAAGATGACTATCGAAGTTCCGAAAAATCAATTGAAAGAACTGGAGATTGAAACATCAAACGCGGGGATTTCAGCTGAAAATCTGGATCTCCACACGCTGGATATGGAAACTACTAACGGCAAGGTGTCGCTCTCTGAAATCGATGCTCGCTCTGCGGATGTTGAGACAAATAACGGAAAATTAGAACTGAAGAGAATGAATTTCAACGAAGGATCTTTTGAAACAAGCAACAGCAAAATAGTTCTTGAAGAGCTGAAGTTTGATGAAGGAGAGTTCCAAACGTCTAATGGAAAGGTCGATCTGAAGGAATTAGCCCCCGCTAAGTCACTGGATATTCAAACCAGCAACGCAAGAGTAGAAGGGACGGTAGTTGGGAAAAAAGAAGACTTTTCAATTATTTCTAAAACGAGCAATGCTTCAACTAATCTAGACAATCGAGACAGCGGATCGAAAGAACTAGAGGTCAGAACCAGTAACGGAGAGATCGAGGTTGATTTTGTCAGGTAA
- a CDS encoding aromatic acid exporter family protein: protein MKIGLRTIKTAVAAPVALLLATGINLESASSAAIITILTVTNTKRSTAKTALNRLFSLTLATAIAAACFLILGFHPITFGLYLLVFIPLSIRLGLSEGIAVSSVLITHYLAAGEMPVSLIINEYLLMIIGVSCALAANLYMPNTEKKIQEDQVVVEVSLKRMLEKMSAYLNQPAKEELLRQECLSLRGFVRQAQERAQEFEENHFFSGNSYYFEYFAMRRLQLKVLSDMLQILNRLDAAAEDVQELRELFEFTAQTLAEDNDGAAILEKIDEADQRYQQKKLPESRQAFEERAMLFQLFQLFQDFIEIKAGFYRNK, encoded by the coding sequence ATGAAAATAGGGTTACGTACCATCAAAACAGCAGTGGCGGCTCCCGTTGCGCTGTTATTAGCAACAGGAATAAATCTTGAGTCCGCGTCTTCGGCGGCGATCATAACTATCTTGACCGTTACGAATACCAAGCGATCTACCGCAAAAACCGCGTTGAATCGCTTATTTTCTTTGACGCTTGCCACAGCGATCGCTGCTGCTTGTTTTTTGATTTTAGGATTTCATCCGATTACTTTTGGCTTATATCTGTTGGTATTTATTCCGCTGTCGATCCGCTTAGGGTTGTCAGAAGGCATAGCGGTCAGCTCCGTGTTGATCACCCATTACCTTGCAGCGGGGGAAATGCCTGTCAGTCTGATCATCAATGAATACTTGCTGATGATCATCGGCGTCAGCTGCGCGCTGGCTGCAAATCTCTACATGCCCAATACAGAGAAAAAAATCCAGGAAGACCAGGTTGTGGTGGAAGTATCGCTGAAGCGGATGCTGGAGAAGATGTCCGCGTACCTCAATCAGCCAGCAAAAGAAGAACTGCTGCGGCAAGAGTGTTTGTCGCTGCGAGGGTTTGTTCGTCAGGCACAAGAGCGTGCGCAAGAATTTGAAGAAAATCACTTTTTTTCTGGAAACAGCTATTATTTTGAGTATTTTGCCATGCGGCGACTTCAATTAAAGGTTCTCTCAGATATGCTGCAAATCTTGAATCGATTGGATGCGGCAGCAGAAGACGTCCAGGAGCTGCGGGAGTTGTTCGAGTTTACTGCCCAGACGCTGGCTGAAGACAATGACGGTGCAGCGATCCTAGAAAAAATCGATGAAGCAGATCAACGTTACCAGCAAAAGAAATTACCGGAGAGCCGCCAAGCCTTTGAAGAACGGGCGATGCTTTTTCAGCTTTTTCAATTGTTCCAAGATTTCATCGAGATCAAAGCAGGGTTTTATCGAAACAAATAA
- a CDS encoding DUF441 domain-containing protein, giving the protein MESWLFLGVILLIAVVAKNQSLVVATLAILVLKGIPHSEKFLSILNKQGINWGVTLISATILVPIATGDIVLKDLLNTLKSPLGWIATICGVLVAVLSSKGVGLINQSPEVTVALVFGTIMGVVFLKGIAAGPVIAAGITYCIMQLIQVVTNH; this is encoded by the coding sequence ATGGAAAGCTGGCTATTTTTAGGTGTCATTTTATTGATTGCAGTTGTTGCGAAAAATCAAAGTTTAGTGGTTGCGACTCTTGCGATTTTAGTTTTAAAAGGAATCCCTCACTCAGAAAAATTCTTATCCATTTTAAATAAGCAAGGAATTAACTGGGGGGTCACATTAATTTCCGCAACGATCTTAGTGCCGATTGCGACGGGAGATATCGTTTTAAAAGATCTGCTCAACACCCTAAAATCCCCTTTAGGCTGGATCGCGACGATCTGCGGTGTTTTGGTGGCTGTCCTTTCTTCAAAAGGTGTCGGGTTGATCAACCAGTCCCCTGAAGTGACAGTTGCCTTAGTTTTCGGCACGATCATGGGCGTCGTATTCCTAAAGGGAATCGCTGCAGGGCCTGTTATCGCTGCGGGTATTACCTATTGCATCATGCAACTGATCCAAGTCGTCACAAATCATTGA
- a CDS encoding ABC1 kinase family protein, protein MREKSRAARLRQIVKIINRYSVVKNITQQKNPEEVRKAFEELGPTFIKVGQMMSVRTDIFTLDFTKELRKLQDGVKTDDFDLVKALVEKELALPLTEIFEQFDERPFASASIAQAHHASLKNGQKVVVKVQHPGIASEIELDLSLFEKAIPIANWVPESKVIDLKSILREIRGSLQNELDFQKERKLAEEFYQLNNGWKEIRVPKMEPAYSTKKIIVMEMMPGTNLRELINAEDEKIVQEELTYKELKKTVSELLIEHFMKEVFEDGFFHADPHPGNLLLQVMSKEENQKDQQLKTRKHQGTVGRTPYEIQFTRNEKLRPFRLNVIDFGMMGTINREMQAKMSNTIIAIYSKDNQRITNAVHAICKQVGPFDEEKFTYELDDFLNRYLNLPVKEIDLQKVFSQVVIICHDNNLQIDDSVTMLIKAFGTLEGVIEDLNPDLSLFEVVAPFAQKYFIQQLDLKDELQETVLDYLSSLKALPKLPSHALTAIDTLAKGKGKLNLELKNQRNLLERAEAMVNRLVIGLILSALVIGSSILVQTSSGGDTLISDLGIFGYSVAALSILFLVIESLYRRYRKWKER, encoded by the coding sequence TTGAGAGAAAAATCTAGAGCTGCACGATTGCGCCAAATCGTAAAAATCATCAATCGCTATAGTGTGGTCAAAAATATTACCCAGCAAAAGAATCCCGAAGAGGTGCGTAAAGCCTTTGAGGAATTGGGGCCAACGTTTATCAAGGTTGGTCAAATGATGTCTGTTCGGACGGATATTTTTACGCTGGATTTCACGAAAGAGCTGCGGAAGCTGCAAGACGGTGTAAAAACGGATGATTTTGATTTAGTAAAGGCGCTTGTCGAAAAAGAGCTCGCCCTTCCGCTGACGGAAATCTTTGAACAGTTTGATGAACGCCCCTTCGCTTCTGCTTCTATTGCCCAAGCCCATCATGCTTCTTTGAAAAACGGACAAAAAGTCGTTGTAAAGGTCCAGCATCCTGGAATCGCTTCTGAGATCGAATTGGATCTGTCCCTCTTTGAAAAAGCCATACCGATCGCTAACTGGGTCCCCGAAAGCAAAGTGATCGACTTGAAAAGTATTTTAAGGGAAATTCGCGGCTCCCTGCAAAATGAACTGGACTTTCAAAAGGAACGAAAGTTGGCGGAAGAATTCTATCAGTTGAATAATGGCTGGAAAGAAATTCGAGTGCCAAAAATGGAACCTGCTTATTCCACAAAAAAAATCATCGTAATGGAAATGATGCCCGGCACGAATTTACGAGAACTGATCAATGCGGAAGACGAAAAAATCGTACAAGAGGAACTGACCTATAAGGAATTAAAAAAGACTGTCAGTGAATTATTGATCGAACACTTTATGAAAGAAGTCTTTGAGGATGGGTTCTTCCATGCCGACCCTCATCCAGGCAACCTTTTGTTGCAGGTGATGAGCAAGGAAGAAAATCAAAAGGACCAGCAGCTAAAGACGAGAAAGCATCAAGGAACGGTCGGTCGCACCCCCTATGAGATCCAATTTACAAGAAATGAAAAACTTCGGCCCTTCCGCTTGAATGTGATCGATTTTGGGATGATGGGAACGATCAATCGCGAGATGCAAGCGAAGATGAGCAATACGATCATCGCCATCTACAGCAAGGACAATCAGCGAATCACAAATGCTGTCCATGCGATCTGCAAACAAGTCGGGCCTTTTGATGAGGAAAAGTTCACCTATGAGCTGGATGACTTTCTGAACCGCTACCTGAATTTGCCTGTGAAAGAGATCGATCTGCAAAAAGTCTTCTCGCAAGTCGTCATCATTTGTCACGACAACAACCTTCAAATCGATGATTCCGTGACGATGTTGATCAAAGCCTTCGGTACCCTCGAAGGCGTGATCGAAGACCTCAACCCTGATTTATCTCTATTTGAAGTCGTCGCTCCTTTCGCCCAAAAATATTTCATTCAACAATTGGACCTGAAAGATGAACTGCAAGAAACGGTTCTAGATTATTTGTCCTCATTAAAAGCCTTGCCCAAGCTTCCTAGTCATGCGTTGACTGCGATTGATACGTTGGCCAAAGGAAAAGGAAAGCTGAATCTTGAGCTAAAAAATCAGCGTAACCTATTAGAACGAGCCGAAGCGATGGTCAATCGCCTCGTGATCGGTTTGATCCTTTCTGCATTGGTCATCGGTTCATCCATTCTTGTTCAGACCTCTTCTGGAGGCGACACGCTGATTTCCGATCTGGGGATTTTTGGGTACTCTGTGGCGGCCCTGTCGATCCTGTTTTTAGTTATTGAAAGTTTGTATCGCCGTTATCGAAAATGGAAAGAACGCTAA